In Pieris brassicae chromosome 12, ilPieBrab1.1, whole genome shotgun sequence, the genomic window AACATCGCAGGAAGTCTGCATGCATTCCAATAATCGAAGCCATGTGATTAAAAGTTGATCATAATATACAATGTGTTTCGAAGGTAATGATGTCAACGAACGAACCAAGAGCGCAACGATCTTAAAACGATTTCCACGATTTGAATTAAATCTGTTGAGCCGTTTGTCacaacaatgttttttttcaacaaattgtatatgtagtaaaaataaaatggataGTTCCCATTGCCAATTTTTACAGAGACGATGGCGTTTTGAGTTACTCACGGTTGTGCGAAAGGAATGGAAATATAGACTATCTGGTAGTAGGTAAGGGATCGCGCACTGGACATCCCCTGCCCTCTACCTATTGGTACCGATTTGTTGCTGTGACCGAAATTAGTTATGTAATTTGTCTATGCGCAGGTGCCTATCCCTTATGCGCgcgtattaattttaagtattacgaataaagatatttgaattaataagtGATGTGTTAGTAGTGGTAGATTAACAATGGATGGAATGGAATCTCGGGaaacagctcagctcgggatGTAGGTTCACGacctattgaatttattacaaagataCATTTATCATAGGCTACACGGCACACATTAGGTATATTTGagatttattcaaatattcatACAACATTTCTGAACTTCTAATAAGTAACAATTGTATCCTATTAGCTTAATCTTAATTAGCTATGATTTCGACACAAATGAACTTAACGATAATATTTACGTCCCGGTTGTaagtattctttttttatagaacaggagcaaacgggcaggaggctcacctgatgttaagtgataccgccgcccatggacactctcaatgccagagggctcgcgagtgcgttaccggcctttaaACACAcacttttgtatttttgtattgaagggccctaagtcgaattggtttggaaattcttcagtgggcagctggttcaacATAGCGGTgttgcgcggcaaaaattgccttgaaaaacgctgtcgtggaacggcggacgtcgaggtgatgcgggtggaattttgtattctgcctcgacgtccgatgatgaaactcagctgcaggtattaatccgaacaactcctctgaacactttccgtggtaaatgcggtagaagatgcagagtgacctcacatctctacgcaacgccaaaggatcgagccgttcggagagggattggtcatcgaagattcgaatcgctcttggttggatacggtcaagtggaaggagctggtactggggagcccccgcccagaggtgagaacagtattccatgtggggtcGTATTTACGCTTTatagttgcaagcggtggcccggagtgaagtaccctctcgccttgctgagcagaccaagctttttggaggctaatttagactttccctccaaatgacagcgaaactgaacgtcgttcgccAAGTAAGCAAAGTCTTTTAATCCTACCGAACTAGCACATCAATGCGCGTCGAATGAATGAATTTGCGAAggtgttatatttattgactcattttgtttgtatggaaaaatgggtttcttaattattaacattttccttgtacttttatgttaatatgCATATTGGCACCGATATcctttaaatagaaaactgcTTACGTTTAAAACAcgtagtataaataaaagtaacaaaGGAAATACTATAAGCACTTGCAGGCTGAAGGAAAAATCCAACATCCAAGATCCCTCTCTCATAAGCTCAGAAAAATCCATGTTATAATTGCTTACAAGCAATTATTATGCATAATTAAAgtcaaatagaaatattacCCATAGTATTTAAAGCAAAAGAGATTTTATATGGTGCCATTTTGTAGTGTAGCCTCAAATATCCATCTTTGTTTTGATTTGACATGCCATCAAGTAAAAGTGTCACCAATGCTGTTTCCATTGACATACAACATGAAATACTGGCAGACTCACTGGAATCCTAAAAATTTCAATGgtattttaatagataagGTAGTATTGTTCTGCTCTGTATGTATGAATCGTCTGTCTATCTTAGAATTAAccattaagtaaaataaaaacttagttttctttttaaattagaatttttgAAACAGGCTTCCTCTTCTTCTATTTTAGATGTGATTAATTTTACATCACAATTTATCCATGTAGCCAAAACAGAtatcacaaatattaataacttcccaattacaaaaatgtattaccaTATTTTTGCTCATAGAGAGATGTTCAACTATGTTTTGACCCTTTTCAAAATTGGCTACAATTTGTGTATTCACTGTTGAGGCTTCATATTTCATGTCATTCACCATGAACAAGCTGGGTGTTGTTGTAATctatgacaaaaatattatttaaaaagatatatattttaataaagatttatcaGATCTGCCAACACATTCTCTTAATGTTGATGATTTATGCTGGTTGAgctatattctatatatgaGCAAGTtctactatatttataaacaattaaaaaaaattaaaacttaaaaacctTTAGGTGATGATTACTAACTAATCTTTGTTCATATTTGGACTTAAGATGGAGTAATACTGTTGGGatattaacataaacaaactacaaaaatataatctaaatttaCTTACAGAACTCCACCAATATTTTCTATACCTTTGCCACTGGAAAAAATACTGCATTACATCTTGTTTTGGTACAATAAgggtaaaatttaatttagactTTTCCAGTAATGGGGAACTTCTATCTATTCTTTCAATAACTTTTGGGGATTtatcaaacattttttcaataaatccATAGCATAAATCCTTCTTATTTACTGCTGATAAATAAACAGGAAAATGTGATTGTGCCCTAGCATTAATGGATCGAAGCCAactgatataaatattatctatgagAATTGTACTTGAAGGTTGTAACACATATGTCATATTGCTAGTTTTATTACTTGTTACTTGAAAAAACTTTCCTAAACTAAGGATTTTACTAATTTCTGTTTTCATTTCTTTGGATATCAGATTCTTTTTCTTCAATTTCATGTAGAGGTATGTTTCCTGGGGGTGCAACAAAGTAGTCATCCTCTGTTATGActgcattttttaatatatctttttgGCAATTTCCTTGTGTAACAGCATCAATATGCAAGCTCAAGCTTCTGAAAggtaaaaattacacaaataaaattattttacatttaggcAAATGAAGTGTAGTAGTATTTGTATCTAAAAAGTTTATACAACTTACTGGTTTTCTAAGACTGTGTACAGGGGCTGAACATTGTCAGTGTTTATGTGAAGAATTTTATTTGCGAATTCGATAGAATCTTCTAACACTTTCACGCCTTGCTCAGTATCAAACCTAACTAAAGATAATCGCTCCAAAAGTGCAACTGTATTTATGTCTATATTTGGCTTTGGGATGTTGTCGCTTTCTAGAGTAGCAACTGGGGTAATAGGAACTTTGCAATAATatctaaaacaattataaaaaatcctgTGAAGATAAATTCGTCTTCGTACCAAAGCTGAGGACCTAAAACTCATAATTTCTGCAGAGGCACTATTCTAATTTGCGTTAATTTAAatcgtttaaattaaataattccaaAAATGATAACTACTAGTCAATActattactttattatgagtaaaagtatttaataacacaattaGCTTTAATGTCTCAATCTAATTCACTGCCAGATGAATGAGACAGATTAAAGGTTTTGACTTTTGagttatatgttatataacatacaatttACTTGTCATGTGACAAAATATTATGTCAAATCTCAATATAAGTGGTTCCCAACGACTGTCAGTGAATACTCATTTGTAATCAAAGAATTGACATAAGATGATGAACTACTGACAACTGACAAAATTGTAAAGTGACACAAAAAATCAGCTgaggttatattttatatttataaacattaaatgtaaagtcttttatgtaaaagatctaagaaatataaatttggtaagtcgcttttaatatatttaaaaattggtacaatATCTGAGGGAAATAtaagtttcttttttttcagCTAATCATGAAGAAGTACCCGCGCACGGTTCTATATGATAAATTGCATAGAGGTTTTGTTCTTTGCTGTGTCGGGCTAACATTATATGGTTCTATTATATTGGGTGACCATTTCTATAAGTACTTCAAATACAGAAGACCTTTAATGCAAGCTTCTAAAGCTACAGCAGAACAGGAGTTACTCTCTGAAGGCTCTTCAGAAAAGGTCATGTAGATGTgatgtataaaatgtatgtaatataagatttagtgtgtttaatttaagtttaaatacagcagtttttaatgtattgaaataaacatagaaagtttacaaatatgttttactATTGTTGGAAATgcttttttgtgtttgtgtgtgGGGTTTAGCAAAAGTCATCAAATTTTGCCCACAAAAGTTGATGGTATCAAGGTGATAATAGTTACATAATAACATGTTAccattatatataacagtatATTTTGGACTGTAAATTAAAAGCtacattatgtttttttaacttttaaagctTAAAATTTCACTGCTACCCCACTTGTTCTCAAATCAATTAttcagataaaataattattgtttgcaGTAAAATTTGGGAATGGTTTACTGCTAAGCATGAA contains:
- the LOC123717573 gene encoding DNA polymerase subunit gamma-2, mitochondrial, producing MKLKKKNLISKEMKTEISKILSLGKFFQVTSNKTSNMTYVLQPSSTILIDNIYISWLRSINARAQSHFPVYLSAVNKKDLCYGFIEKMFDKSPKVIERIDRSSPLLEKSKLNFTLIVPKQDVMQYFFQWQRYRKYWWSSITTTPSLFMVNDMKYEASTVNTQIVANFEKGQNIVEHLSMSKNMDSSESASISCCMSMETALVTLLLDGMSNQNKDGYLRLHYKMAPYKISFALNTMDNKTFDTLKELAAFLHNKITLAQIKSLLPTFSHPLQLQIEENLKIGVPYTAILNEETLTNGIFHLLNSSTMLKEQVHVADFEEYASLLFS